A portion of the Candidatus Paceibacterota bacterium genome contains these proteins:
- a CDS encoding D-alanyl-D-alanine carboxypeptidase family protein — MTAENAQSTHTGTEKPLFTAITVGVVILILAVGYGEFRRMTLAKEARKLGQEIASSSVAHESRLALLETRVATTEAENDALIEALDEEREDSDSLRKAVKDQISKINSTVGSLDKLSKTDPELLQKYSKTYFLNEHYIPSKLDSIDRAFLLQPERAHQFHDDALPFLEDMIREAADDDIDLKIVSAYRSFGTQASLKANYSVTYGAGTANQFSADQGYSEHQLGTAIDVTTPELGNAFDRFDQTAAFTWMKENAHKYGFVLSYPEKNAFYLYEPWHWRFVGVDLATKLDRQNKNFYDLDQREIDKYLLVIFD, encoded by the coding sequence AGGATACGGAGAGTTCCGACGGATGACACTTGCAAAGGAAGCAAGGAAATTAGGGCAAGAAATAGCCTCAAGCTCAGTTGCACACGAAAGCAGACTCGCACTCCTTGAAACTCGAGTAGCCACAACAGAAGCGGAGAATGATGCATTAATCGAAGCGCTTGATGAAGAGCGTGAGGATAGTGATTCTCTACGAAAAGCAGTCAAAGATCAGATCAGTAAGATCAACAGTACAGTTGGATCACTAGACAAGCTAAGCAAAACTGATCCAGAGCTACTCCAGAAATATTCCAAAACATATTTCCTTAACGAACATTACATTCCATCAAAACTCGATTCTATAGACCGTGCATTCTTACTCCAACCAGAGCGAGCTCACCAGTTTCACGATGACGCGCTTCCTTTTCTTGAAGATATGATTCGAGAAGCTGCTGATGACGATATTGATTTGAAAATTGTCTCTGCATACCGTTCATTCGGTACACAAGCATCATTAAAAGCTAATTACTCTGTTACATACGGAGCAGGAACAGCAAATCAATTCTCAGCAGACCAAGGGTACTCTGAACACCAGCTCGGTACCGCGATTGACGTGACGACTCCAGAACTTGGAAACGCATTCGATAGGTTTGACCAAACAGCTGCGTTTACATGGATGAAAGAAAACGCACATAAATACGGCTTTGTACTCTCATATCCTGAGAAAAATGCTTTCTATCTGTATGAACCATGGCACTGGAGGTTTGTTGGTGTTGATCTTGCAACAAAATTAGATCGACAAAACAAAAACTTCTACGACCTAGATCAAAGAGAAATTGATAAGTACCTCTTAGTTATTTTTGATTAA
- the lexA gene encoding transcriptional repressor LexA: protein MKKEGINTYKDTLVSFYKEERRMPTYTEMMKMFGFKSKNAVYRVVQKFIDAGIVAKDHLGRLMPSDIFGEVPLLGSVKAGFPADVEGYVREGVHLEEYLVRKKESTYMLEVDGDSMIDAHIADGDMVLVEKTENAKDGDIVIAEVDGEWTMKYLRHTNGKPWLEPANKDFPPIHPKHSFHIAAVVKAVIRKY, encoded by the coding sequence ATGAAAAAAGAAGGAATAAATACATATAAAGACACACTTGTCTCTTTCTATAAAGAAGAGCGACGAATGCCGACATACACCGAGATGATGAAGATGTTCGGTTTTAAATCAAAAAACGCAGTGTATCGTGTTGTTCAAAAATTTATTGATGCTGGAATTGTCGCGAAAGACCACCTTGGTCGTTTGATGCCAAGTGATATTTTTGGAGAAGTGCCATTACTTGGTTCTGTTAAAGCTGGTTTTCCGGCCGATGTTGAAGGGTATGTTCGAGAAGGTGTTCATCTCGAGGAATATCTCGTTCGAAAGAAGGAATCTACATATATGCTTGAGGTTGATGGGGATTCAATGATTGATGCGCATATCGCCGATGGAGACATGGTGCTAGTGGAAAAAACAGAGAATGCTAAAGATGGCGATATTGTAATCGCCGAAGTCGATGGAGAGTGGACAATGAAATATTTACGTCACACTAATGGAAAGCCGTGGCTTGAACCGGCAAATAAGGATTTTCCACCAATTCATCCTAAGCATAGTTTTCATATCGCAGCTGTTGTGAAGGCTGTTATACGAAAGTATTAA